The following proteins come from a genomic window of Pseudochaenichthys georgianus chromosome 17, fPseGeo1.2, whole genome shotgun sequence:
- the LOC139435593 gene encoding uncharacterized protein, translating to MEGGLIVLAAALLLFLSPEVQGTAHLSFSNNTQVNITRDGCGVSKLCVDTPNNCDPSGSSPCLIVSAVSSVPVAPNGVDLSVELSGESAGYIAVGLTANASEGTSMLAVCAQTNGTFFFRTMQRNNTDNMLTPTERRVNEIRGTVNGSMIKCEFTVPNLNASNTRSTATTFSLVLGKGSIDGSTLGAFNISRNSRPLDLTQPNSNVPPTAAPTTTAPISNITMPNNTTMPSNTTMPNNTTMPSNTTMPTNTTMPSNTTMPNNTTMPTNTTMPSNTTMPSNTTMPSNTTMPSNTTMPNNSGALQPHAVLLLLSVLALSVLLRV from the exons ATGGAAGGAGGATTGATCGTATTGGCCGCTGCGTTGCTGCTCTTTCTGTCGCCAGAAGTCCAGGGAACGGCTCATTTGTCTTTTTCCAATAATACACAG GTGAACATCACTCGAGATGGCTGTGGCGTCTCCAAACTGTGTGTGGACACTCCAAATAACTGTGACCCCTCTGGAAGCTCTCCCTGTCTGATTGTCTCCGCGGTCTCCTCCGTCCCAGTGGCCCCCAACGGGGTTGACCTCTCCGTCGAGCTGAGCGGAGAGTCTGCAGGATACATCGCTGTGGGACTCACTGCCAACGCCTcagag GGGACCAGCATGCTTGCCGTCTGCGCTCAGACCAACGGGACGTTCTTCTTCCGGACAATGCAGAGGAACAACACTGACAATATGCTCACTCCAACTGAGAGG AGAGTGAACGAAATCCGTGGCACGGTGAACGGAAGTATGATCAAGTGTGAGTTCACTGTCCCCAACCTGAACGCCTCCAACACCAGGAGTACAGCCACTACCTTCTCCCTCGTGCTCGGGAAGGGAAGCATCGACGGAA GTACTCTCGGTGCCTTCAATATCTCTCGGAACAGCAGACCACTGGACCTCACCCAACCCAACAGCAACGTCCCCCCCACAGCAGCACCCACCACCACAGCACCCATCAGCAACATCACCATGCCCAACAACACCACCATGCCCAGCAACACCACCATGCCCAACAACACCACCATGCCCAGCAACACCACCATGCCCACCAACACCACCATGCCCAGCAACACCACCATGCCCAACAACACCACCATGCCCACCAACACCACCATGCCCAGCAACACCACCATGCCCAGCAACACCACCATGCCCAGCAACACCACCATGCCCAGCAACACCACCATGCCCAACAACAGTGGAGCTCTCCAGCCTCATG CCGTGCTGCTCCTGCTGAGCGTCCTCGCGCTGTCCGTCCTGCTGAGAGTCTGA
- the LOC117462899 gene encoding heterogeneous nuclear ribonucleoproteins C1/C2 isoform X3: protein MDRSPTTASLMASNVTNKTDQRSLNSRVFIGNLNTLLVTKADVESIFAKYGKIVGCSVHKGYAFVQFLNERTARSAVDGEDGRMIVGQVLDINLAGEPKPHSSSSFELDYDFQRDYYDRMYSYPSRVPAPPPPLSRAVIPSKRPRVSLSGGSSRRTKSSFSSSSKSSQRTSSSRTMKVDELQTIKRELSQIKSKVDDLLQSLDSMDKDHGKKSAKSMKTEPGEVTSPPHPSSKKVDGLKRKGDIQDINDSDEDEDDEGDMLEEEEVKSQERDDDDEEEEGEHIEDDDGDSVNGEDDS from the exons ATGGA TCGCTCCCCCACCACCGCCAGCCTCATGGCCAGCAACGTCACCAACAAGACGGACCAGCGCTCCCTGAACTCCCGGGTGTTCATCGGGAACCTCAACACCCTGCTGGTCACCAAAGCCGACGTGGAGTCCATCTTCGCCAAATACGGCAAGATCGTTGGCTGCTCCGTGCACAAGGGATACGCCTTCGTCCAGTTTCTCAACGAGAGGACGGCGCGCTCTGCTGTCGACGGAGAGGACGGGAGGATGATCGTCGGACAAGTTCTCG ACATCAACCTGGCTGGAGAACCCAAACcacacag TAGTTCCTCCTTCGAACTCGACTACGACTTTCAGAGAGATTATTACGACAG AATGTACTCGTACCCGTCCCGTGTTCCCGCTCCTCCCCCCCCCTTGTCGCGGGCCGTCATCCCGTCCAAGCGTCCGCGGGTCAGCCTGAGCGGAGGAAGCAGCCGGCGGACGAAGAGCagcttctcctcttcctccaagaGCAGCCAGAGGACATCCTCGTCCAGAACAA TGAAAGTGGACGAGCTGCAGACCATCAAACGAGAGTTGTCTCAAATCAAAAGCAAAGTGGACGacctgctgcagagcctggACAGCATGGATAAGGACCACGGCAAGAAGTCGG CTAAGAGTATGAAAACGGAGCCAGGCGAGGTCACTTCACCGCCACACCCGAGCAGCAAGAAGGTGGACGGGCTGAAGAGGAAGGGGGACATCCAGGACATAAACGACTCTGACGAGGATGAAGACGACGAGGGAGAcatgctggaggaggaagag GTGAAGAGTCAAGAGAGGGATGACGacgatgaggaagaggaaggcGAGCACATTGAAGACGATGATGGCGACAGTGTGAACGGTGAAGATGACTCGTAG
- the LOC117462899 gene encoding heterogeneous nuclear ribonucleoproteins C1/C2 isoform X1 codes for MDRSPTTASLMASNVTNKTDQRSLNSRVFIGNLNTLLVTKADVESIFAKYGKIVGCSVHKGYAFVQFLNERTARSAVDGEDGRMIVGQVLDINLAGEPKPHSSSSFELDYDFQRDYYDRMYSYPSRVPAPPPPLSRAVIPSKRPRVSLSGGSSRRTKSSFSSSSKSSQRTSSSRTMKVDELQTIKRELSQIKSKVDDLLQSLDSMDKDHGKKSGMQRKHSMFKCGAKSMKTEPGEVTSPPHPSSKKVDGLKRKGDIQDINDSDEDEDDEGDMLEEEEVKSQERDDDDEEEEGEHIEDDDGDSVNGEDDS; via the exons ATGGA TCGCTCCCCCACCACCGCCAGCCTCATGGCCAGCAACGTCACCAACAAGACGGACCAGCGCTCCCTGAACTCCCGGGTGTTCATCGGGAACCTCAACACCCTGCTGGTCACCAAAGCCGACGTGGAGTCCATCTTCGCCAAATACGGCAAGATCGTTGGCTGCTCCGTGCACAAGGGATACGCCTTCGTCCAGTTTCTCAACGAGAGGACGGCGCGCTCTGCTGTCGACGGAGAGGACGGGAGGATGATCGTCGGACAAGTTCTCG ACATCAACCTGGCTGGAGAACCCAAACcacacag TAGTTCCTCCTTCGAACTCGACTACGACTTTCAGAGAGATTATTACGACAG AATGTACTCGTACCCGTCCCGTGTTCCCGCTCCTCCCCCCCCCTTGTCGCGGGCCGTCATCCCGTCCAAGCGTCCGCGGGTCAGCCTGAGCGGAGGAAGCAGCCGGCGGACGAAGAGCagcttctcctcttcctccaagaGCAGCCAGAGGACATCCTCGTCCAGAACAA TGAAAGTGGACGAGCTGCAGACCATCAAACGAGAGTTGTCTCAAATCAAAAGCAAAGTGGACGacctgctgcagagcctggACAGCATGGATAAGGACCACGGCAAGAAGTCGGGTATGCAGAGGAAACACAGTATGTTTAAATGTGGAG CTAAGAGTATGAAAACGGAGCCAGGCGAGGTCACTTCACCGCCACACCCGAGCAGCAAGAAGGTGGACGGGCTGAAGAGGAAGGGGGACATCCAGGACATAAACGACTCTGACGAGGATGAAGACGACGAGGGAGAcatgctggaggaggaagag GTGAAGAGTCAAGAGAGGGATGACGacgatgaggaagaggaaggcGAGCACATTGAAGACGATGATGGCGACAGTGTGAACGGTGAAGATGACTCGTAG
- the LOC117462899 gene encoding heterogeneous nuclear ribonucleoproteins C1/C2 isoform X2 has translation MDRSPTTASLMASNVTNKTDQRSLNSRVFIGNLNTLLVTKADVESIFAKYGKIVGCSVHKGYAFVQFLNERTARSAVDGEDGRMIVGQVLDINLAGEPKPHSSSSFELDYDFQRDYYDRMYSYPSRVPAPPPPLSRAVIPSKRPRVSLSGGSSRRTKSSFSSSSKSSQRTSSSRTMKVDELQTIKRELSQIKSKVDDLLQSLDSMDKDHGKKSGMQRKHTKSMKTEPGEVTSPPHPSSKKVDGLKRKGDIQDINDSDEDEDDEGDMLEEEEVKSQERDDDDEEEEGEHIEDDDGDSVNGEDDS, from the exons ATGGA TCGCTCCCCCACCACCGCCAGCCTCATGGCCAGCAACGTCACCAACAAGACGGACCAGCGCTCCCTGAACTCCCGGGTGTTCATCGGGAACCTCAACACCCTGCTGGTCACCAAAGCCGACGTGGAGTCCATCTTCGCCAAATACGGCAAGATCGTTGGCTGCTCCGTGCACAAGGGATACGCCTTCGTCCAGTTTCTCAACGAGAGGACGGCGCGCTCTGCTGTCGACGGAGAGGACGGGAGGATGATCGTCGGACAAGTTCTCG ACATCAACCTGGCTGGAGAACCCAAACcacacag TAGTTCCTCCTTCGAACTCGACTACGACTTTCAGAGAGATTATTACGACAG AATGTACTCGTACCCGTCCCGTGTTCCCGCTCCTCCCCCCCCCTTGTCGCGGGCCGTCATCCCGTCCAAGCGTCCGCGGGTCAGCCTGAGCGGAGGAAGCAGCCGGCGGACGAAGAGCagcttctcctcttcctccaagaGCAGCCAGAGGACATCCTCGTCCAGAACAA TGAAAGTGGACGAGCTGCAGACCATCAAACGAGAGTTGTCTCAAATCAAAAGCAAAGTGGACGacctgctgcagagcctggACAGCATGGATAAGGACCACGGCAAGAAGTCGGGTATGCAGAGGAAACACA CTAAGAGTATGAAAACGGAGCCAGGCGAGGTCACTTCACCGCCACACCCGAGCAGCAAGAAGGTGGACGGGCTGAAGAGGAAGGGGGACATCCAGGACATAAACGACTCTGACGAGGATGAAGACGACGAGGGAGAcatgctggaggaggaagag GTGAAGAGTCAAGAGAGGGATGACGacgatgaggaagaggaaggcGAGCACATTGAAGACGATGATGGCGACAGTGTGAACGGTGAAGATGACTCGTAG